From one Gossypium hirsutum isolate 1008001.06 chromosome D08, Gossypium_hirsutum_v2.1, whole genome shotgun sequence genomic stretch:
- the LOC107909037 gene encoding maltose excess protein 1, chloroplastic, which translates to MADSLSLPIAPIAANYDHSSLLSRNSAFSSRLLPSKCFSSGKNKLNLSSLGQYSFHSLHHRVAPIRALDSDVPHPLHKGSVDFKSKKSYEQWDSLTSTFSGAANIPFLLLQLPQIILNARNLLAGNKTALLAVPWLGMLTGLLGNLSLLSYFAKKKEKEAAVVQTLGVVSTYVVISQLAMAEAMPLPHFMATSVVVGSGLILNLLNYYNILNRRIWQIWEDFITVGGLSVLPQIMWSTFVPYIPNSILPGAIAFILAVAAVTMAHTGKLSEKGVKFVGAISGWTATLLFMWMPVSQMWTNFLNPDNIKGLSAISMLLAMTGNGLMIPRALFIRDFMWFTGSTWGTVSYGYANIVCLYIFNSIGREFFIAATVGLISWLGITLWRDTVVHEYESPVRTLKELVFGS; encoded by the exons ATGGCTGATTCATTGAGTTTGCCTATAGCCCCCATTGCTGCCAATTATGATCACTCTTCCTTGCTTTCTCGAAACTCCGCTTTCTCTTCACGTTTACTGCCTTCTAAGTGCTTCTCTTCCGGTAAGAACAAGTTGAATTTGTCGTCTCTGGGTCAATACTCCTTCCACTCGCTCCACCACCGAGTCGCCCCGATTCGTGCTCTCGATTCAGACGTTCCTCACCCGCTTCACAAG GGATCAGTAGATTTTAAGAGTAAAAAGAGCTATGAGCAATGGGATTCATTGACATCAACGTTTTCAGGAGCTgcaaatataccatttttattGCTTCAATTGCCTCAGATCATCCTCAACGCACGCAATCTTCTGGCAGGAAATAAGACTGCCCTTTTGGCAGTACCATGGCTG GGAATGTTGACTGGTTTACTTGGAAACCTTTCATTGCTTTCTTACTTTgccaagaaaaaggaaaaggaggCTGCTGTGGTGCAAACACTAGGAGTGGTATCAACATATGTGGTGATTAGTCAGCTTGCGATGGCAGAAGCTATGCCTCTCCCTCACTTTATGGCCACTTCGGTTGTTGTGGGTTCTGGACTcattttaaatttgttgaattactaCAATATACTTAACAGAAGAATCTGGCAAATTTGGGAAGATTTTATTACTGTTGGTGGACTTTCTGTGCTTCCCCAG ATAATGTGGTCCACATTTGTCCCATACATACCCAATAGCATCTTGCCGGGGGCAATAGCATTTATTCTAGCTGTAGCAGCTGTAACTATG GCACATACGGGCAAACTTTCAGAGAAAGGTGTGAAATTCGTGGGAGCTATCTCTGGATGGACAGCAACTCTTCTTTTCATGTGGATGCCGGTTTCACAAATG TGGACAAATTTTCTGAATCCTGATAATATTAAAGGCCTATCAGCGATTTCAATGTTGCTTGCTATGACTGGAAATGGACTTATGATCCCCCGTGCACTATTCATTCGTGATTTTATGTG GTTCACTGGTTCTACTTGGGGGACAGTCTCTTATGGTTACGCGAATATTGTATGCTTATACAT CTTCAACTCTATCGGCCGGGAATTCTTCATTGCAGCAACAGTCGGTTTAATTTCATGGCTAG GAATAACACTCTGGAGAGACACCGTTGTGCATGAATACGAATCGCCAGTACGAACTTTGAAAGAGTTGGTTTTTGGATCATAA
- the LOC107909038 gene encoding cytochrome P450 89A2 has product MGTWFLILLAAAIVALLKPFINLNSPSKKPPKTLPPGPSSFPIIGNLIWLTKSFFEIEPILRTLSSKLGPMVTLHIGPHPSIFVFDRTLAHQALVQNGSIFSDRPKAPPTNEFMTCHQRNISSGTYGPTWRLLRRNLMSEILHPSRIKSYSHARQWVLDILLNNLMKKSKTGEPVEVLSHFRHAMFCLLVLMCFGDKLSQQQIEEIEFVTRKILLSSDQFNMLNVCPSVTKVLFRHQWRKLFQLRKDRENVLLPLIRARRKAKDESKNKETDDYVLAYVDTLLDLELPLEKRKFNEEEIVTLTSEFLNAGTDTTTTALEWIMANLVKYPKIQNKLWLEIKSVMGDNDDEEIKEDDLQKTPYLKAVILEGLRRHPPGHFVLPHRTTEDTVLGGFWVPKNGTINFMVADMGWDPKVWEDPMAFNPERFLKTNDFNGEVFDLTGSREIKMMPFGVGRRICPALGLALLHLEYFVGNMIWKYEWKAMDGDSISLEEKQEFTVVMKTPLKAQISARKKI; this is encoded by the coding sequence ATGGGAACCTGGTTCCTTATCCTCCTCGCAGCCGCCATTGTTGCTCTGCTCAAACCTTTCATCAACCTCAATTCCCCTTCTAAAAAGCCTCCCAAAACTCTTCCTCCAGGCCCTTCCAGTTTCCCCATCATCGGCAACCTCATATGGCTCACCAAATCCTTCTTCGAAATCGAACCCATCCTCCGTACCCTCAGCTCTAAACTCGGCCCAATGGTCACTCTCCACATCGGTCCTCATCCCTCCATTTTTGTCTTCGACCGTACCCTTGCTCACCAAGCTCTTGTTCAAAACGGTTCCATCTTTTCAGACCGCCCCAAAGCCCCTCCCACCAACGAGTTCATGACTTGCCACCAACGTAACATCAGTTCCGGCACTTACGGCCCCACATGGCGGCTTTTGCGCCGGAACCTCATGTCGGAAATCCTCCATCCTTCGCGTATAAAATCCTATTCCCATGCACGTCAATGGGTTTTGGACattcttttgaataatttaatgaaaAAGTCAAAAACCGGAGAACCAGTTGAGGTTTTGTCTCATTTCCGACATGCCATGTTTTGTTTACTGGTTTTGATGTGTTTCGGTGACAAGCTTAGCCAACAACAAATCGAAGAGATCGAATTTGTCACTCGAAAGATTCTTTTGAGTTCTGATCAGTTCAATATGCTTAATGTTTGTCCAAGTGTTACCAAGGTTTTGTTTCGACATCAATGGCGGAAGCTCTTCCAGTTACGTAAAGATCGAGAAAATGTACTGCTTCCATTGATAAGAGCAAGAAGAAAAGCTAAAGATGAATCGAAAAACAAGGAAACTGATGATTATGTGTTGGCTTACGTCGATACTTTATTGGACTTAGAGCTGCCATTGGAGAAAAGGAAGTTCAATGAAGAAGAAATCGTGACACTAACCTCTGAGTTTCTTAACGCCGGCACCGATACAACCACTACAGCTCTAGAATGGATAATGGCGAATTTGGTGAAATAccctaaaattcaaaacaaattatGGCTCGAAATCAAAAGTGTAATGGGAGATAATGATGATGAAGAAATCAAAGAAGATGATTTGCAGAAGACACCGTATTTAAAAGCAGTGATATTGGAAGGGCTGAGACGTCACCCGCCAGGCCACTTCGTGTTACCTCATCGTACGACGGAAGACACCGTGTTGGGTGGTTTTTGGGTGCCGAAAAACGGAACGATCAATTTCATGGTGGCGGATATGGGGTGGGATCCGAAAGTTTGGGAAGATCCGATGGCGTTTAATCCCGAAAGGTTCTTGAAAACCAATGATTTTAATGGCGAAGTGTTTGATTTAACAGGGAGTAGAGAGATTAAAATGATGCCGTTTGGTGTGGGAAGAAGGATTTGTCCTGCACTTGGGTTAGCTCTTCTTCATTTGGAGTATTTTGTGGGGAACATGATATGGAAATATGAATGGAAAGCCATGGATGGAGATTCCATTAGCTTGGAAGAGAAGCAAGAGTTCACTGTTGTGATGAAAACGCCATTAAAGGCCCAGATTTCAGCTAGGAAGAAGATATAA